The following coding sequences are from one Rutidosis leptorrhynchoides isolate AG116_Rl617_1_P2 chromosome 11, CSIRO_AGI_Rlap_v1, whole genome shotgun sequence window:
- the LOC139875121 gene encoding uncharacterized protein, translating into MWGNFNFKVASSSASGRSGGIVTIWDPRVFSSKRVISFGNLLIVEGAFVGSARTTFLINIYAPQSQVKKKRLWDYIRNFVSQNAGDFIVFGDFNAVRFPHERYGTCFNQAKANDFNSFIHDCSLVDIKLGGRAFSRFNKRFTHRSLLDRFLVSDGILGTFPYLSGIILSNLWSDHCPIILRNERVDYGPIPFKLFHSWFEIKGFEEVVTNAWNDNTGLTSHNPQLRFKDKLKRVKEALKLWHNSYKSKQCLAKINILKEIDQMDALLDSCSDPFQLATNRCIHIKTLEQMESLEAHN; encoded by the coding sequence ATGTGGGGAAATTTCAATTTCAAAGTTGCTTCTTCATCGGCTTCGGGTAGATCGGGAGGTATAGTGACGATTTGGGACCCAAGAGTGTTCTCTAGTAAGAGAGTTATTTCTTTTGGAAATTTGCTCATCGTTGAAGGAGCTTTTGTAGGAAGTGCGAGGACTACTTTTCTTATTAATATCTATGCTCCACAATCTCAGGTTAAGAAGAAAAGATTATGGGATTACATTCGTAACTTTGTCTCACAAAATGCAGGTGATTTTATTGTGTTCGGAGACTTTAATGCAGTTCGCTTTCCTCATGAACGCTATGGAACTTGTTTTAATCAGGCTAAAGCTAACGACTTTAATAGCTTCATCCATGATTGCAGTCTAGTTGATATTAAATTGGGTGGAAGGGCTTTTTCTCGGTTCAATAAAAGGTTTACACATCGCTCGTTGCTCGATAGATTCCTTGTTTCTGATGGAATTTTGGGAACATTTCCCTACCTCTCCGGTATCATTCTCTCCAACTTATGGTCGGACCATTGCCCTATCATTCTTCGTAATGAAAGGGTAGACTACGGACCGATTCCTTTCAAACTCTTTCATTCTTGGTTTGAAATTAAAGGCTTTGAAGAGGTGGTAACAAACGCTTGGAATGATAATACGGGTCTAACTTCACACAACCCACAGCTGCGGTTTAAAGATAAGTTGAAAAGAGTCAAAGAAGCACTCAAACTTTGGCATAATTCTTACAAGTCAAAACAATGTTTGGCCAAAATTAACATCTTAAAAGAAATCGATCAGATGGATGCTTTATTAGATTCCTGCTCAGATCCTTTTCAACTTGCTACTAACAGATGCATCCACATTAAAACATTGGAGCAAATGGAATCTTTAGAAGCTCATAATTAG